GCGACGACGGCGATCTCGTGGCCGTCCTCGACGGCCGCCGCGATCGAATCCGCCGCACGGTTGATTCGATCGCCGCTCCCGAGACTCGTCCCCCCGAATTTGGCTACGACGCGCATACTGACACCTCGCAGGTTCGATTCGGTCGCGTACCGGTGGCGTGGCTCATGTGACAATGCGTAACCAGAGCGAGCAGATAACTGTGTCCCATCGCCCGTATTTTTACCGGGCGTCCAACACGAACCGATCTGCGAACCGCCCTACTGAGCGGCGATCCATCAGCCGTCGTGACTGTTCGGCGATCGTGAACTGCGGGCGGGATTTATGTTTGTGGGTATCATTACCACACACAAATGAACGTACGGGACGCACTCGAGGCCGATGCCGACGCGCTGGCGTCGATCGCGGACTCCCCCACGGACGTCATGCGGAACCTGGTTCACGATCGGACGGTACGCGTCGCCGAGGACGGCCCGCGCGACCCGAACGCCGACGTCGGCGACTCTCAGTACGACGGTTCGGATCCGGAAGATCTCCTCGGGTTCATCAGTTTCGACGCGCGGGAGGATACCGTCCACGTCACCCAGCTAGACGGCACGACCGACGCCTGCAAGCGGCTGCTGGCCGAACCGGTCCGGTTCGCCGAGCAGGAGTCGATGTCCGTCGAGGTGCTGGTCACACCCGGGTCCGAACAGATCGAAACGGCGGCCGAGGAACTCGGGTTCGAGAATCACGGGACCGGTCCCCGATTCAACGGGTCGCAGACGGTCCGGTTCCGCCTCGAACCGTAGAGGGGCCTCGGTCGCCCTGGACGACCGTCGATCCGTCGCGGATCGACGGCAGATATTTTGTATCCGAATCGGACTCGAAATCATCCGAAGCAATTATTGCTGACAACGGTGCCTCCCGCCGTGTATGGCATCGAACCACAACATGCCCGACTACGAGCAGGTTCGCGAGGGGTTCTCGTGGGAGGACATCTACGGGGCGGCGGACTGGGACGCACCGGACCGGATCAACATCGCGCACGAGGTCTGTGATCGTCACGCAGAGAACAAGGAGAAGGTCGCGCTCTACCAGGTGGGCGAGGAGGGCGAGTTGACGACGCTGACGTTCTGGGAACTGGCCGAACGAACCAGCCGGTTCGCGAACGTGCTCGAATCGCTGGGGATCGAGCGGGGCGATCGGGTGTTCTCGTACATGCCGCGAATCCCGGAGCACTACGTCGCGCTGGTGGGGACGCTCAAGCGCGGTGCCGTCTTCGGCGGGATCAACGAGCGGTTCGGTCCCGACGGGATCTCCTACCGCCTGGACGACTGCGACGCGAAGGCGATCGTCACCACCGCCGAGAACCGCGACACCGTCGCCGACGCGCTCGAGGACGCGCCCGCCGTCGAACACGTCATCGTCGTCAGCGACGACGGGACGGGTATCCGGCGCGGGGACGTCAGCTACCACAGCGAGATGGAGACCGCGAGCCGCGAGTACGAACCGGCCGACACCGGCGGCGAGGACGATGCACTGCTGTACTACACCAGCGGGACGACCGGGCTGGCGAAAGGCGTCCTCCACGAGCACCGGTGGGTCACCGGCGTCGCCACGACCCAGAAGTACGCCGTCGACCTGCAGGAGGGCGATTGCTACTGGTCGACGGGCGACCTCGGCTGGCTGACCGGACCGATCAACACGCTCGGCGCCTGGTTCTGGGGAACCGCGCTGTTCACCTACGAGAGCGAGTTCGACCCCGAGGAGTGGGCCGACCTCCTCGATCGGTTCCCGATCACCGTGCTGTTCTCCGTTCCGACGGCCTACCGCATGCTCCGCGAGCACGAGGACGTCCTCGAGGGAGTATCGCTCGATCTACGGCACGCGCTGTCGATCGGCGAACCGCTCTCGGCGGGCGTCGTCGAGTGGGGCGAGGAGACGCTCGGCGTCACGATCCACGACACTTACGGCCAGACCGAGACGGGGAACATGATCATCAACAACTACCCGACGATGGAGGTCCGGCCGGGGTCGATGGGGAAGCCGCTGCCCGGGATCGAGGCCGCCGTCGTCGATCCGGAGACCGGCGAAGTTCTGGAACCCGGCGAGACGGGCGAGATCGCCCAGCGCGGGGACTACCCCTGCTTCTTCGCGGAGTACTGGGAGAAACCCGAGAAGACCGCGTCGTGTTTCGTCGACGGTCCGGACGGGGGTGAGCAGAGCGATGCGGTGGGATCCACGCCAGACGCGGCGTCTGGCGACGAGTGGTACCTCTCGGGTGACCTCGCCCACACGGACGAAGACGGCTACTTCTGGTTCGAGGGTCGCGCCGACGACGTCATCCTCTCCTCTGGGTACCGGATCGGCCCGTTCGAGGTCGAGAGTTCGCTGGGCGAACACGAGGCCGTCGCCGAGGCCGCCGTCGTTCCGAAACCCCACCGGGAACGGGGCAACATCGTGAAAGCCTACATCGTTCCCAGCGAAGGGGCGACGACGTCCGAAGATCTGAAAGAGGAGATCAGGAATCACGTCCGGGACGAACTCTCGGCCCACGAGTACCCCCGCGAGATCGAGTTCCGCGACGAACTCCCGAAGACGGTCACGGGGAAGATCCGCCGAACGGAGCTCCAGGACGAGGCGGAAGAAGAGAGCGAAACCGCCTGACCTCTCTCCGCGAGCCGATCGGTCCGTGCTTCCGGTACAACCGCGAGAACGGAGCGGGACGACACTTCTCGTCCGTTCACGCGTGTACTACTCGCTCTCGGTTTCGAGCGCAGGCCCCTCCTCGAGTCCCAGGTAATCGATCGCGGTCCGGTAGAAGACGTCCCGCGCCGTCTTCCGGGGCAGGTCGCGAGCCAGCAGTCCGGCCCGCTCCTCGCGGTACGGGTACGGGATGTTCGGAAAGTCGGACCCGTACATGATCGACTCGGAGAGTTCGACGAGGGTCTCGTCGGCGATCGTCGACGGGTCGAATCCCACCGTCTCCTCGGCCGACGCCGACATCGCGACCGTCGTGTCGAGGTAGACGTGCTCGTTGTCCCGCGCGAGGTCGAGGAACGCCTCGACCTCGTAGGTGCCCATGTGCGCACAGCAGATCCGAAGCTCCGGGTAGGAACCGACCAGTTCCGCGAACACGTCCGCGCCGACGTACGGACTGTCCTCGAACATCGGCGCGGTGCCGCCGTGATAGGTGATCGGGCGATCGTACGCCGCCGCGACGTCGAGCGCCGGGGCGAGTCGCGAATCCGCGGGCCGGCACTCCTGGACCGGACAGTGGAACTTCAGGCCTCTCGCGCCCTCCTCGAACGCCTCGCGGACGACGCCCGCGACGTCCTCGTCGTCAGGATGGACCGTCGCGAACGGGACCAGAGAGGACGACGCGTCGGCCTGTTCTACGAGCCACTCGTTCAGGTCGCTCGCGATTCCGGCCTCGTGTGCGTACGGAAGGGCGACGTAGGCGGCGACACCCGCCGAACGAAGGACCGCTTCGATCCCGGTCCGACCGGTCGGCGTCGAGAACTCCCAGCCGGCCTCGGCGCGGAGCGAGCGCTGGATCGCATCGGCGAGCCGTCCGGGGAACAGGTGGGTGTGGGAGTCGATCGCGGGACGAAAAGACGTCTCGCGTGCTTCGGAGGGGTCTCGTTGGTCTGGGGGAGACATATCGATCGGACGGGAGTTGCTAACGAGGTCGCGGGCATTAGCTGTACTGCTAGCAGCGACCAGATATACTGCTGGCAGCGACCAGATATACTGCTGGCAGCGGTCCGACCGCCGGCAGCGGACCGATCGACGTACCAGCGACCCGCTAGCTGAACTTCTGAACCGTCACGTCGAGCGTATCGAGGTCGACGATCGGGGCGAAGCCGGCGTCGGGGTCGATGTTGACGCTCTTCTGGAAGTCGGTCTGTGCCTGCCAGCAGCCGGAGTTGATCGCGAGGACGTTGTGGTACTTTCCGAACCCGAGTTTGTGGACGTGGCCCGTGTGGAAGATGTCGGGCACCTCGTCGATGACGAGGTAGTCCCGTTCTTCGGGTGCGAGACGGGTGTGTCCGCCAAATTGCGGTGCGACGTGGCGTTTCTTCAGGAGCTGGTACATCGCCCTGTGGGGCTCGTCGTAGCTCGCCTTCTCCTCGGGGAGTTCCGCGATGACCTCGTCGAGGCTGACGCCGTGGTACATGAGCACGGAGACGCCCTCGATCGTCACCGTCGACGGGTTGCTCACGATGCGCGGATCGTGGGCCGACATGATCTCCCGGAGTTCCTCGTCGAATCCGGGCTGAGGTTCGGCGAGTCGCACCGCGTCGTGGTTGCCGGGAATCATAACGATCTCGATGTCACCGGGTACCTGTTTCAGCCGCTCGTTGAACGTCTCGTACTGCTCGTAGATGTCGACGATGTCGAGTTCCTCGTCCTGGTCGGGGTAGACCCCGACGCCTTCGACCATGTCACCCGCGAGCAACAGGTACTCCACGCGTTCTCCCGCCTCGGTGTGGAGCCAGTCGGCGAAGCGGTTCCACGCGCCCGCCATGAACTCCTGACTGCCGACGTGGACGTCGCTGATGAGCGCCGCCTGTACGTGGCGATCGGCCGTCGAGGGTTCGTGGGTCCGAGGGATGTCCGGGAACTGCATCGAATCGACGAAGGCAATGCCGGAATCGTCCGCCAGCGTCCCCTCCATCGCGAGCACCTCGTCACAGAGCAGTTCGTCCACGAGGTCGACGTACTCCCGGTCTTTCATTACGAGCCACGGGAACGACCCCGTCGCGTCCTCGAGTTCGATCAGCCAGTGGCCGCTGGCCGTCGATCGGATGTCGTTTACCAGTCCGACCATCGCGACCTCTTCGCCGCCCGGCATCGACTCGATAGCCGTCGCCGGGCGGTGATTGACCCGACTCCGCAGTTTCGAGCCGAGTCGATCGAGACGATCCCGGAAGACCGAGACGAAGTCGCTGTACTCGCCGGTCCCGGTACTCCCCCCGGTCATGTCGTTGCTGATCTCGAGCGATCGGAGGTCGGGATCGACCGATCGGTCGGCCGTCGGGGGAGACCCCCCTGTTTCAACTGGAGCCGACCGGCCCCCGTGCTTCGAATGTGGCGAGGGATCTCCAGTTGAAACGGAGGGGTCGTCCGGCGGGTCACTCGCGACGGATCGGCCCGCGGTGTCGGACGCCTCGACGGATCGATCGGAGGAGGACTCGGATGGCACCTCTGCTTCGAGGGCCGATTCGACGTGGTCGGTCGTGACGACGAGGGCCTCCTCGGAAAGCGACTCGATGACGCGCTCGAGGACGGCCTGCGAATCGTCCGCGGACGCGATCCGCGTCACCGCCTCGCGTTCGGCGTTGTATCCGTGACTGGTGAGTTCGCTGACGATCCGGGCAGGGCCCTCGAGTGGCACACCCCTCGCATTCGTGACCGCGGGGAAAAACGTAGCGAATCCCCGATCGAGTGGAGTAGCGATTATCCTTCGAGGAGGGATCCGAATTCCAATTCGAGCGTGAATCCGGAATCCGACGATCGGTCGAGACGCCGGAATCCGACGATCGGTCGAGACGCTTCGAGACCCCGAACATCGCGCGCACGGTCGCGATCGATCCACAGCGACGGCCGACGACCGACGACCCGGCCGAACAGAAAGTTGATTGCTGGCCCCTGCAAAACGGGGAACGATGAGCGGTCCCGATTTCGGAGACTCCGCCGACGACGGCCACGGTGACGACGATCGAGACGCCAACGCGGACGCGACAAGCACCGGCGAGTCGTCCGACGAGAACGCGGTCTCCATCGAGGACGACGGCGTGATCCGCTGGTTTCTGAAAACCGACGACGGAACCGTCGTCTTCGCCCGCGACGTGGCGAGCAGCGTCGCGATCGTCGCGATCGTCGGCCTCCTGCTGTTCGGTCTCAGCGGGATCTGGCCACCACTCGTCGCCGTCGAGAGCGGGAGCATGGAACCGAACATGGAACGCGGCGACCTCATCTTCGTCGTCGACGACGATCGGTTCGTCGGCGACGATCCCGCCGACGGAACCGGCGTCGTCACGCTCGAGAACGGACAGGAGAGTAACCACGAGAAGTTCGGCAACCCCGGCGACGTCATCGTCTTCAAGCCCGACGGGAGCGATCGCCGGACGCCGATTATCCACCGCGCTCATTTCTGGGTCGAAGACGGAGAGAACTGGGTCGCGACCCAGGCCGACCCAGCGTACCTCAACGGGAACGACTGCGACGACATCAGTACCTGCCCGGCCCCGCACGACGGATTCGTCACGAAAGGCGACGCGAACTACAACTACGACCAGATCGGGATGAATCCGAAATCCAACATCGTCAGGCCCGACTGGGTCTCCGGGAAGGCGATGGTCCGGATCCCGTGGCTCGGCCACGTTCGACTGACCTTCGACACGATTTTCGGCGGGACTGCCACCACGTCACCGACGGTCGTCGGCGCCAGTCCGGACGGACAGGGATCCGCCGCGATAGGTGCACACGCCGTCGGAACGGCGGGCGTCGCAGCAGCCGGTGTTACCGCTGCCGTCGCCGTCACCCGACGACGGTTCTGACGGCGATCCTCGACGATACCGAACACACCCGTTTCTGGTGACTGATCGACATCCGGGTAGCAAAGCCGTTTCTGGCGGAAACACGACATTCGAGTAGCGAGCCGAAACGCGGGTAGCGAGCCGAAACCTGGGTGGCGAACCGAAACGCGGTAGGGAACCGATCTCGATCAGTTCTCGAACCGGGCCTGGACGAACGGCTGGACGTCGTCGATGTCGCTCAGCCGGGAGTCGGACAGCAGGACGGCCTCCGTCTCGTCGAGTGGAACCGAGAGACTGATCTCCTTGGTTCGACCGTACCGGCCCTTCGAGACGACGACCGCGTTCACGATCCCCAGCATGTCGAGTTCGCTGATGAGGTCCGTCACCCGCCGCTGGGTCAGTACGTCGGCGTCGATCTCCTCGCACAGGCGCTTGTAGATGTTGAACACCTCGCCCGTGTTGATGCTGTGGACGCCGTTCTTCTCGAGGAGGATGATCGCGAAGAGGACGAGTTTGCTCTGTGTCGGGAGCGTGCGGACGACCTCGACGACACGATCGAGTTCGATCTTGTCCTGCGCCTGACGGACGTGTTCTTCGACGATAGTCTCCGTCTGTGCACGCTCGGCGAGTTCGCCCGCGGTCCGGAGCAGATCGAGGGCGCGGCGAGCGTCCCCGTGTTCCTGCGCAGCGAAGGCAGCACACAGTGGAATCACGTCGTCCGAGAGTGCGCCCTGCTTGAACGCGACGTCCGATCGGTGCTGGAGAATGTCCCGGAGCTGGTTCGCGTCGTACGGCGGGAAGACGATCTCCTCCTCGCCGAGCGAGGATTTGACGCGGGGGTCGAGGAAATCCGTGAACTTCAGGTCGTTGCTGATCCCGATGATCGAAACCCGGGAGTTCTCGAGTTCGGAGTTCATCCGCGAGAGGTTATAGAGCGTATCGTCGCCGCTCTTCTCGACGAGTTTGTCGATCTCGTCGAGCATGATCACGACTACTCGCTCGTCGTAATCGACGGCGTCGAAGAAGACGCTGTAGACCCGATCGGTCGGCCAGCCGGTCATCGGGACCTCCTCGAACGAGTCCCGATCGGCTTCGAGTTCGTCGATCCGCCCCTCGAGTTCCGCACGCGAAGTAAACGGCGTCGAGGCGAGCGGGTGGTCCGGTGGGAATTCGCCATCGCTGGCTTCGGCGTCGACGATCGACGACCCCCCTGTTTCGACTGGAGAGTCGCCAGACACGGCGTCGGTATCGGTTCCAGTTGAAACCAGATCGCTGGGGTCGTTCGTATCCGATTCGACCGGTTCCTCCGACGCGACGTCCGCGAAGAGATCGGACTGATCGTCTGCCGATCGCACAGGAGACGCGTCCTCGTACTCGTCGAGGTCAGCACGCACCGATTCGAGCGTCTCGATCCGCTCGTCGATGCGCGCTTCGTTTTTTTCGATGAACTTGTTGGCCAGCTGTGCGAGGACCCGATACTGGGTATCGGTCACCTCGCAGTTGATGTACTCGACGTCACACGGGACGCTGTACTTCTTGGAGGTGCTCTCGAGTTCTTTGCTGACGAACTTTGCACTCGCGGTCTTTCCGGTTCCGGTTTTCCCGTAGATGAGGATGTTCGACGGCGTCTCGCCCCGGAGCGCGGCGACGAGGATCGTCGCCATCTTGTTGATCTGATCGCTCCGGTGAGGGAGTTCGTGTGGCGTATATGACGGACGGAGAACTTCCTTGTTCTCGAAGATCGGTTCCCCGCTGAGAAGGTCGTCGAACAGCCCCTGGTTCGACTCGTCCTCGGTAATGTCGGAACTCCCGAAGTCCGTCGAGAACCCGGCCGTCCGCTCGCCCTCGACGGTTACGTCGTCAACGTCTACGTCGTTCCTCGTGGTTTCAGTATCGTCTGACATCCGTCGTACACGTACCCCCTTGTTTCGAGTGGAATGCGGACCCCGGATACAGGAATATCGGGACGTAGATGGCCACTTGAGGCATATCTACTATTCCGCGTCCCCGGCCCGAGTCCAGTTGATGCAAACGAAACAGTGGAAGACCGTAGTATTAAATTCTTCCATTCAGTTCAACGTGTCGACGTCATCGTCAGTCGTGATCGATCCGTACCGGGCCCCAGTTCGACGACGATGACGACCACGGGACCGACGAGGAACTCACCGACCTCGGCAGGGGATCGCACGGAGGTCCGTTTCGGGTCGACGATTCCGTCCGCCGTTTCGTTACTCCCGCCTTCGAATATCAGTCTGACATCGATACTCGTGTTCCAACATCGCGACGGTCGTGCCCTGATCATCGTGACGAATTCGTTCAGCGATAGGGGAATGTGAACGAAACAGATACGGAGTTGAACAGACTGGATGCTCGATCGGAGACTGTGTAACCGACGTGGAGCCACAGGAGTCCATCTCAGTCTGGGCATCGATCGAGCTGGGGCGTCGATCGAGCCGACGAGAATT
The nucleotide sequence above comes from Halosolutus halophilus. Encoded proteins:
- a CDS encoding acyl-CoA synthetase; this encodes MASNHNMPDYEQVREGFSWEDIYGAADWDAPDRINIAHEVCDRHAENKEKVALYQVGEEGELTTLTFWELAERTSRFANVLESLGIERGDRVFSYMPRIPEHYVALVGTLKRGAVFGGINERFGPDGISYRLDDCDAKAIVTTAENRDTVADALEDAPAVEHVIVVSDDGTGIRRGDVSYHSEMETASREYEPADTGGEDDALLYYTSGTTGLAKGVLHEHRWVTGVATTQKYAVDLQEGDCYWSTGDLGWLTGPINTLGAWFWGTALFTYESEFDPEEWADLLDRFPITVLFSVPTAYRMLREHEDVLEGVSLDLRHALSIGEPLSAGVVEWGEETLGVTIHDTYGQTETGNMIINNYPTMEVRPGSMGKPLPGIEAAVVDPETGEVLEPGETGEIAQRGDYPCFFAEYWEKPEKTASCFVDGPDGGEQSDAVGSTPDAASGDEWYLSGDLAHTDEDGYFWFEGRADDVILSSGYRIGPFEVESSLGEHEAVAEAAVVPKPHRERGNIVKAYIVPSEGATTSEDLKEEIRNHVRDELSAHEYPREIEFRDELPKTVTGKIRRTELQDEAEEESETA
- a CDS encoding S26 family signal peptidase, with the protein product MSGPDFGDSADDGHGDDDRDANADATSTGESSDENAVSIEDDGVIRWFLKTDDGTVVFARDVASSVAIVAIVGLLLFGLSGIWPPLVAVESGSMEPNMERGDLIFVVDDDRFVGDDPADGTGVVTLENGQESNHEKFGNPGDVIVFKPDGSDRRTPIIHRAHFWVEDGENWVATQADPAYLNGNDCDDISTCPAPHDGFVTKGDANYNYDQIGMNPKSNIVRPDWVSGKAMVRIPWLGHVRLTFDTIFGGTATTSPTVVGASPDGQGSAAIGAHAVGTAGVAAAGVTAAVAVTRRRF
- a CDS encoding amidohydrolase family protein translates to MSPPDQRDPSEARETSFRPAIDSHTHLFPGRLADAIQRSLRAEAGWEFSTPTGRTGIEAVLRSAGVAAYVALPYAHEAGIASDLNEWLVEQADASSSLVPFATVHPDDEDVAGVVREAFEEGARGLKFHCPVQECRPADSRLAPALDVAAAYDRPITYHGGTAPMFEDSPYVGADVFAELVGSYPELRICCAHMGTYEVEAFLDLARDNEHVYLDTTVAMSASAEETVGFDPSTIADETLVELSESIMYGSDFPNIPYPYREERAGLLARDLPRKTARDVFYRTAIDYLGLEEGPALETESE
- a CDS encoding Cdc6/Cdc18 family protein — translated: MSDDTETTRNDVDVDDVTVEGERTAGFSTDFGSSDITEDESNQGLFDDLLSGEPIFENKEVLRPSYTPHELPHRSDQINKMATILVAALRGETPSNILIYGKTGTGKTASAKFVSKELESTSKKYSVPCDVEYINCEVTDTQYRVLAQLANKFIEKNEARIDERIETLESVRADLDEYEDASPVRSADDQSDLFADVASEEPVESDTNDPSDLVSTGTDTDAVSGDSPVETGGSSIVDAEASDGEFPPDHPLASTPFTSRAELEGRIDELEADRDSFEEVPMTGWPTDRVYSVFFDAVDYDERVVVIMLDEIDKLVEKSGDDTLYNLSRMNSELENSRVSIIGISNDLKFTDFLDPRVKSSLGEEEIVFPPYDANQLRDILQHRSDVAFKQGALSDDVIPLCAAFAAQEHGDARRALDLLRTAGELAERAQTETIVEEHVRQAQDKIELDRVVEVVRTLPTQSKLVLFAIILLEKNGVHSINTGEVFNIYKRLCEEIDADVLTQRRVTDLISELDMLGIVNAVVVSKGRYGRTKEISLSVPLDETEAVLLSDSRLSDIDDVQPFVQARFEN
- a CDS encoding DNA-directed DNA polymerase II small subunit, translating into MPLEGPARIVSELTSHGYNAEREAVTRIASADDSQAVLERVIESLSEEALVVTTDHVESALEAEVPSESSSDRSVEASDTAGRSVASDPPDDPSVSTGDPSPHSKHGGRSAPVETGGSPPTADRSVDPDLRSLEISNDMTGGSTGTGEYSDFVSVFRDRLDRLGSKLRSRVNHRPATAIESMPGGEEVAMVGLVNDIRSTASGHWLIELEDATGSFPWLVMKDREYVDLVDELLCDEVLAMEGTLADDSGIAFVDSMQFPDIPRTHEPSTADRHVQAALISDVHVGSQEFMAGAWNRFADWLHTEAGERVEYLLLAGDMVEGVGVYPDQDEELDIVDIYEQYETFNERLKQVPGDIEIVMIPGNHDAVRLAEPQPGFDEELREIMSAHDPRIVSNPSTVTIEGVSVLMYHGVSLDEVIAELPEEKASYDEPHRAMYQLLKKRHVAPQFGGHTRLAPEERDYLVIDEVPDIFHTGHVHKLGFGKYHNVLAINSGCWQAQTDFQKSVNIDPDAGFAPIVDLDTLDVTVQKFS